A single genomic interval of Physeter macrocephalus isolate SW-GA chromosome 5, ASM283717v5, whole genome shotgun sequence harbors:
- the EPDR1 gene encoding LOW QUALITY PROTEIN: mammalian ependymin-related protein 1 (The sequence of the model RefSeq protein was modified relative to this genomic sequence to represent the inferred CDS: inserted 1 base in 1 codon; substituted 1 base at 1 genomic stop codon) → MPVRMLVAPLPLHFLLAXREQVKTEAAAGSGPGTNSSRTIHRSFPRAQGPAPRPCASGSPEPXRLPPGPAATWPRPHSGTVRESSAPRFSRAAQRPLGLGLGLGGRRARRTAMPGRALLRVARGALGAWLLGGFWVWALGGLCGLGAAAPGPGAGGSPGAQRPCLAPQQWEGRQVLYRQSTGRYSRALLSYDGLNQRVRVLDERKALIPCKRLFEYILLYKDGVMFQIEQATKQCSKITLTDPWDPLDIPQNSTFEDQYSIGGPQEQITVQEWSDRKSARSYETWIGIYTVKDCYPVQETFTKNYSVILSTRFFDIQLGIKDPSVFTPPSTCQTAQPERMSEDCS, encoded by the exons ATGCCCGTCAGGATGCTAGTGGCACCACTGCCACTGCATTTCCTGTTGG GCAGAGAGCAAGTGAAAACAGAAGCTGCAGCGGGCAGCGGCCCAGGCACAAATAGCTCCCGCACGATTCACCGGAGcttccccagggcccagggcccgGCTCCCAGGCCTTGCGCGTCCGGATCCCCAGAGCCGTAGAGGCTGCCGCCGGGACCGGCAGCAACTTGGCCCAGACCGCACTCGGGCACGGTGCGAGAGAGCTCCGCGCCGCGCTTCTCTCGGGCTGCTCAGCGACCCCTCGGGCTCGGGCTGGGCCTCGGGGGGCGGCGGGCGCGGCGGACAGCGATGCCGGGACGCGCTCTCCTCCGCGTGGCCCGCGGGGCCCTGGGCGCCTGGCTGCTGGGCGGCTTCTGGGTCTGGGCGCTGGGCGGCCTCTGCGGCCTGGGGGCGGCGGCGCCTGGGCCCGGGGCCGGGGGCTCCCCGGGGGCTCAGCGCCCGTGCCTGGCGCCGCAGCAGTGGGAGGGGCGCCAGGTGCTGTACCGGCAGAGCACCGGGCGCTACAGCCGCGCCCTGCTCTCCTACGACGGGCTCAACCAACGCGTGCGGGTGCTGGACGAGAGGAAGGCGCTGATCCCCTGCAAGAG attatttgaatatattttgctcTATAAGGATGGAGTGATGTTTCAGATTGAACAAGCCACCAAGCAGTGCTCCAAGATCACCCTGACAGACCCCTGGGACCCTCTAGACATTCCTCAGAACTCCACCTTTGAGGACCAGTACTCCATTGGGGGGCCCCAGGAGCAGATCACCGTCCAGGAGTGGTCGGACAGAAAGTCAGCCAGATCGT ATGAAACCTGGATTGGCATTTATACAGTCAAGGATTGTTATCCTGTCCAGGAAACCTTCACCAAAAATTACAGTGTGATATTGTCCACACGGTTTTTCGACATACAGCTGGGCATTAAAGACCCCTCGGTGTTTACCCCGCCAAGCACATGCCAGACAGCCCAGCCGGAGAGGATGAGCGAGGACTGCTCCTGA